A window of Glycine soja cultivar W05 chromosome 2, ASM419377v2, whole genome shotgun sequence genomic DNA:
TCCTTTGCATCAACTCAAATACTTCCCTAGCCAACTCAGGCTTCATAGCATGTCCAGCTCCATCAAGGAAAAAGTTGTAAGTCTGACAAGAATGTTGACAACGGGTCAGCATCTCCAGTAAATTGAAAAAGCGCCCTCTTGAATTGTCCATTTCAAGCAAGCTGCAAATAACATATCTACACAACCGAGGAATCGGCGTATGACCCTTCCCATTCATTTCAACAAGAAGCCGAGCAGCAGTATCTCCCCTACCAGACTTAACAAAACCCTTAATCATCTTAACATACGACGTCTTGGCAGCAACACTCTTAAGTTCCCCATGTACCAAATAACCATCTTCCACTCTCCCAGCCCGGCACAGAGCCGATATGTACTTGTCATACATCGACGTAGGAGGCACAATATTCCGCCCCACGGCAAGATACAACAACTCCTTCATCTCATCAATCTTGCGCTCCCTGCACAAAGCACTCGCAAGGGTGCAAAACGTCTGCCCATCAGGAAAATAACTCCGGTCAACGGTGCTTCTGAGCACATTGAACGCCTCCTTAGCGCCCCCATCCCAGCACAAAGTAAGTATCAAATACTTGCAAGCCAAGTGATTGGGAGACAACTCTAAGTCAGACCTGGAGTTGTACAACTCCAACGCGACATCCGCCATCCCCACTTTGCAAAAGAAGCACAAGACAGCATTCATGGTAACCGCATCAGGAGGAATGCAGCTCTCACTCATATCCACCAACAAATCATAAACCTCGCGAAGCCGATTCTCCCGCAAAAGCCTACAAATCAAAACATTATACCTAACAGTGGCGGGAAAATAACCTTCCGAGTCCTTCTTCTGAGAGAAAAACTCCAATGCCTCATCCACCCTCCCACCCCGGACAAGACCCTTTATCCAAACCCCATAAGCATGATCCAACGGAACCAACCCAGAGCTTCCAAATTGCTTAACCAACTCAAAGGCACGCTCAAACCTATAACTCTCACACAATGCACCAACCAAAAAACTCACTTCAGGCCCTTTTAACTCCTCTCCACGACACATCAAACCATTGAGAAAACCCTCAGCCTCCTCCAACCTTCTCTCCTTGCACAAATGCTTAACAACAATGACATTGGTCATGTGATTCTCGTAGCCCCTGGAGCGAATTTGCCTCACGATGATGTCAAACGCATTGAGATAGTTTTTCTCGACGAGGGCGTCCAACAGGACGTGGTAGGCAAAGGAATCGAGGTCTAGGCCGACGAAGCGCATTCGGCCGAAGGCATGGAGGGCGTTTTGGGGCTTTCCGGCAATGGCGTAGCCGACGACCAGGATGTCGTGGAAGCGGACGCGGTGGTGGAAGATGCGCCGGCGGAAGGAGTCGAGGAAGTCGAGGACGAGGGGCTTGAGGTCGGCGCGGGCGAGGATTTGGAAAATGGCAACGAAGGTGGCGCGGGTGTGGTGGAAGTGGGGCTGGTGGCCGGCCCAGTCGAAGAACTTGAGGCAGGGGAGGATGTTGCGGCGGGCGGCGCCATGGCGGAGGACGCGGAGGACGAGGCTCTCCGATAAGGGGAGGCGGAGGGCGGAGAGAGCGGCGGAGAAGTCCTCTTCGCCGGCGGGGGAGGAAAGGATTTGGTGGATGCGGTTCAGGAGGGGGTCGAAGGGGAGCTGCTGGTGCTGCTTCCGCGCCGCCGCGAACCACGACCTGAAGGAGGAGGCGACGTCGTTTTGGGAGATAAGAAAGGAGCTTGAGGCTGAGGAGGAGGATGTTGATTGGGAGGGTGATGATGATGCGAGAGAAGTGTATGCAGCATGGTCGGAGGAGCACGGGTTGAGAACGGTGGAGATGAAGGATTTGGATCTGAGACGGTGTTTGGTTACTTGTTTGAGCGGGAGCATCATGGATTGGAATGGACCAATGGAACTGGAATGTTCTTCTCGTTCTCTCAGGGTTCCATTGCATTCCAAGTGTTTGTGTTTATGTCCGTGAAAGTCTTCATACCTGCGACTTTTCACTGCTCCTTACTTCGGGGGTGTTAAGGGTTTAGGGGGGGTCTCACTTTCAGTAAATAAACTTAACCTGCTTTGTTTCGATTCGAGTCACTGCACCACACCACCCCCACCCATTGTGGTTTCAATTAGGTCTAAAGTCTAGACCATATGGATGGACTAGTATAGTAGAGTCGGGTCGTGCAGGTCAAATTGTTTCAAGTTTCATGTTATTTCTTCAAGAATTATCTTTCAGAAATATTATTTctagatatatttaaaaattcttttttttttacattttaatatttttgagagttttttttttaaaaaattaaataatttaatcaaaagataaatgaaaaaataagttaatgatattttaagaaataacttTTCTTATTCTCATATGAAAATATCTTGTTTTCATCCTTttttatggaaagaaaacacgTGTTAAAAATTGGAATTTATAACATGTTAAAGGTGcatatgtgaatttttttataaaaatagataaaattacattttttgtcCTTCAGTTTATCTCCAGTTTCAGATTTAGTCCCTCAGtaatttaattcatgaattaggtcttcatattttataaaatcgtaTAATGTTGGTCTCTAAATCACAATTGGACGTTGACAGTTAGCAAGTGACGTTGACTATCACATGTCACTCTCTTATTAGATGATGACTGTCATGTGTCATATTTTGATTGGATGCCAACTTCATGAAAGGTGAAATGtattattgttttcattgaccaatcagaacatgacacgtgACAATCATCATCTAATAAGAAAGTAACACATGACAATCAACATTTCTTTGTAACAATCAACGTCCAGGGGATGCATTGCATGATTTTATAGGAGGACCCAATTCCTGAATTTAGTGGAGGACTAAATCCGAAACGGGAGATAAATTgagaccaaaaatataattttacctgaattaatattatgtaattatttattatgcaattttacctaaattaatattatgtaattatttattatgtttttttaaatagatatgaaatatttctttcaattcactttttttttttaattacaccaGCAAAATATCcaccaactttatttataattagtttttgttaaaaaaattgtctaaccATTGTTTTATTCATAAGGTTGGAACCCAAAACTcaattatattcaaattaataaataacaacATGTTGCTTTTCTAATGACATATAAAACTTgactttttttaaactaaaataacttAGTACTCTTTGCATTCAAACTAAAATatccttatttaatattttaatcttttatatttgtGTAATCAATAATGAATATTAAATGAGGGTATAtcttagaagaaaaaaacattaataacactttaaaattctaaaagaataattgttttgagaaaaaaaaatagaaggataAACAATTAAAGAATGAAATGGAGGGAGTAAAAGCCTTAACATTATTTATTGGGTAAAAAAATTTGGCTTGTCCTAAACCTAATGTAAGCTAGATCATAAGTCTAATTGAGTGGCATAACCTATTTTTATCCTTATTAGTTGGGATGGCTTGACTTGCTTTGTAACttctatttattataaaatttaagagcttaatataaataatgttttttttattaaatgatagtGTATAATgtctatattatttattctaaattaaattcttgaaaatttatattcttcttgtgacaaaaaaattcaacagAGTCCATAAGCCATAAGTACAACTGTACAAGCCCATCCACTGTGTTGGCAGCGAAAGGAAGAGACAAGAGGCTTCACATCGAGACTCAGCTTCACCTGGTAAACTTCACATACCCTACTGCTTCTTTTCCACTTTCTTTTCTATGCCCGAATTCCTTTGTGGGCTTTGTAGCTCGGTAGTGCTTATACTCCTATGGGTTGTATCCTTCGGGGAGTTTATTCCCTTGTTCTTCTTCTCAATTTTTTGATGAATTAACTCTAATCGTATATTGCTAGTCCCACAATGAATTAAGTACTGTGATTACCCACGAACAATTGTTTTTTCCCCTTATTCATACAAAAGTTAAATTTTGTAGATTTAATCTGTCATGCTCCGTTAAAATCGACTTTCACCAATAGACGACGATTGTTTTCCCTGCAATTAGAAATTTTTTCATTAGGGTTTCAGTGTTTGGtgatggatgatttctccattttgttgagttaaTAAAAGTACTGGGAACATTCACTTTGGAAGAGGTGGCATATATACGCAAAATTCATGTCACAATACTCAGAGGCAGTGGTCCTAATGTTGTTCATGAATTACTGATCACTCATCACTATGTAAGCAAAATGTTTGTTGGAAGTCCGCAGTAAGTAGGTACCTTCGTTTGTTTCAGATTCGATTTGTGGAAGTCGAGTAGGCACTGCAGTTCTGCGGGCATAGATGGGTTTTGGGACACTGAGTTTATCCGTGGTGGTCCGATTTGAGGCCACTAATTTCAATGGTTTGCCCCCATCTCGGTCGTCCAATTCGTTGCCTCATCTCTCGTTCACAAAGCCATCTTGGGTTGTGAGAACGGAGTCTAATGttcggaagaaaagaagaaagaagccaGATCCGCATTGCGTGGTATGTGAGGGGAGTGGAAGAGTTGATTGTCACCAGTGTCATGGAAAGGGGAGGACAAACCAGGTTCATTTGGAAATGCTCCCGAAAGGTGAATGGCCAAAATGGTGTAGGACTTGTGGTGGAAGCGGTCTTAGTTACTGCTCCCGCTGCCTTGGGACTGGAGAGTATAGGTATATCATGGGCTTCCAGTTCATGAACAGGGACAATAATCAATCCCAAGAAAACAAGtcttagcttctttttttttttgtcagggATGATGGTATTTGGTTCAAGGTATTAGAGAATGTCTTGGTACAGCAGCTTTACTTGTAATTGCTGAATGATGAGTCTCAATCACAGTATGAAAACCTTGATAAATAGATTGTTCCAACTCTCACCTCCCAATGCAATTTGATCTTACCTTGCAGGTTTGTATGTTGTAACCTTaggtaatatattttaaagtgaATTTTTTCTTGCTTTCATGTATCAAGAGAGCTTTGAAGGATGTTTCTAACCTTAGTATATATTTCATGCTACTTTTAATTTCTCGTAtcttactttttgtttttattttttctactatTAAATAACTAAACATGGAACTATATATGCTGCAACATTTAGGAAGTTTCCACCATTTAATTCAACCAACCAAGATAGTCAGTTACAACTGTGTTTGTCTTCAATATTGACTTGCCAGGCAAGCTAAGAACTTGtcacttttggcattttgttcaaattttgttgataaaagTTCCTGGCTTTTGTATCAAAACCATTTCTTTGATTTTGGTTATCATAGAAATGAAGCTTCCTCCATGCTTAACTTTAGCATGTTTaacttgagatttttttttacagcggGTGCTTTGGTTCACTTGAGAGTTGACAACTTGATAAGCCTTTTGAAATAACAAGTATTTTTTGACAAATTcacatcttaattttttttctcttggcaAGGCTGTTGCTGTTGTCAAACTAGATCTGCTATATCAGTAGAAGTATATTGATGCATAGCAACTATTTTCTGTGAGCTTATTGCATTCGGTAGTGATAGAATCATGGACCCTTTTGGAAATTCAACTTTGGTCAGGTTGAATCTCCCAAAAGGTTTATCTCTTACATATATggttcattttcaaaagatataTGGCAATATTTCAGATTGTTTTATAAGTTTTAATACATAAACCTATTTTATTCCTTTGGGCATTTGTAGTAATCAGACAATTGCGGTCAACGTCGAAGTCATATCATTACGATGCAAGTAAATGAAGAACACAACAAACCTTGCTCAGACCCATTTTTACAGTGGAGTCAGTGGCAGTTGCTTGATTCTCTTTTACCTACGGGTGGATTTGCTCATTCTTTTGGCCTTGAAGCAGCAGTTCAGTGCCACTTAGTGTCTGATTCCAATGACCTTAAGACATTTGTTATCCATATATTGGAGAATACAGGAAGCTTACTCCTTCCTTTTGTGTACTCAGCTTCCATGTTGCCCaatttagaaacttggcataagCTTGACAAAATATTGGATGCTACCCTAACTAATGAAGTGGGTCGAAAGGCATCAATCTCGCAAGGATCTGCATTAATGAGGGTGGCCTCAGCTGTGTTTTCTGAGGTCCCCTCCCTCAAAACCATGAGAGATACTTCTCTGGGTTTAGGGACTGTATCTTTTCATCATGCTCCTGTATTTGGACTTATATGTGGAGCACTAGGATTTGATAAAACTAGTTCTCAGAGAGCTTACATGTTCATCACAATGAGAGACGTGATTTCTGCTGCTACAAGGCTAAATTTGATAGGACCCCTTGGTGCAGCATTGTTGCAGCATCAGGTTGCCCCTAATGCTGAAGTTATATTAGAAAAATGGATGAATCGAGCTGTTGACGAAGCATGCCAAACTATGCCTCTGTTAGATACTGTGCAGGGCTGCCATGGTTACTTGTTTTCAAGATTGTTTTCATCTTAGAAGGCAAAATGTGGACATTGCACATCATATTTCGATGCATGTAAAAAGTTTGTTTGTAACAGTTAGTGATGTGCTTAAGGTTTTGAGTTTTCTAACTTCAATGATGCCCACTCTTCTGCAGATTATGTGATGTCTTAGACTGAACAGATCCGTACATTCTCTTTGGGAACTATTTGTTATACTGTA
This region includes:
- the LOC114400861 gene encoding uncharacterized protein LOC114400861, translating into MGFGTLSLSVVVRFEATNFNGLPPSRSSNSLPHLSFTKPSWVVRTESNVRKKRRKKPDPHCVVCEGSGRVDCHQCHGKGRTNQVHLEMLPKGEWPKWCRTCGGSGLSYCSRCLGTGEYRYIMGFQFMNRDNNQSQENKS
- the LOC114400844 gene encoding pentatricopeptide repeat-containing protein At1g71210, mitochondrial-like, which translates into the protein MMLPLKQVTKHRLRSKSFISTVLNPCSSDHAAYTSLASSSPSQSTSSSSASSSFLISQNDVASSFRSWFAAARKQHQQLPFDPLLNRIHQILSSPAGEEDFSAALSALRLPLSESLVLRVLRHGAARRNILPCLKFFDWAGHQPHFHHTRATFVAIFQILARADLKPLVLDFLDSFRRRIFHHRVRFHDILVVGYAIAGKPQNALHAFGRMRFVGLDLDSFAYHVLLDALVEKNYLNAFDIIVRQIRSRGYENHMTNVIVVKHLCKERRLEEAEGFLNGLMCRGEELKGPEVSFLVGALCESYRFERAFELVKQFGSSGLVPLDHAYGVWIKGLVRGGRVDEALEFFSQKKDSEGYFPATVRYNVLICRLLRENRLREVYDLLVDMSESCIPPDAVTMNAVLCFFCKVGMADVALELYNSRSDLELSPNHLACKYLILTLCWDGGAKEAFNVLRSTVDRSYFPDGQTFCTLASALCRERKIDEMKELLYLAVGRNIVPPTSMYDKYISALCRAGRVEDGYLVHGELKSVAAKTSYVKMIKGFVKSGRGDTAARLLVEMNGKGHTPIPRLCRYVICSLLEMDNSRGRFFNLLEMLTRCQHSCQTYNFFLDGAGHAMKPELAREVFELMQRNGITPNMCSLILMMNGYLISGRISDALNFFNDVQRRGLATKKLYVALITGLCKSNKVDISREYFFRMLRVGLNPSLECYELLVQKLCSLQRYSEAMHIINVSQKMGRPVSSFIGNVLLYHSLISPQLYDTCVNLRGVEEGVFSGNSTLCLMIGAFSGRLRVSHYITDLERLIEKCFPPNIFTYNLLLKQVARSDMDKARLLFARMCQRGYQPNSWTYDIMVRGFSIHGRNDEARRWLKEMFRN
- the LOC114400852 gene encoding urease accessory protein F-like; translated protein: MQVNEEHNKPCSDPFLQWSQWQLLDSLLPTGGFAHSFGLEAAVQCHLVSDSNDLKTFVIHILENTGSLLLPFVYSASMLPNLETWHKLDKILDATLTNEVGRKASISQGSALMRVASAVFSEVPSLKTMRDTSLGLGTVSFHHAPVFGLICGALGFDKTSSQRAYMFITMRDVISAATRLNLIGPLGAALLQHQVAPNAEVILEKWMNRAVDEACQTMPLLDTVQGCHGYLFSRLFSS